The proteins below come from a single Staphylococcus sp. MI 10-1553 genomic window:
- a CDS encoding ABC transporter substrate-binding protein/permease yields MKYLGKMMTIMLIVVFCISGIPAKYDAQAASEDQWDVIKDRGELRVGLSADYAPMEFERTVNGEREYAGIDIELAKKIAKDNGVKLKIVNMQFDSLLGALKTGKIDMIISGMTPTAERKKEVDFSDNYMTVDQKVVVRKKDKDKFKTLKDLAHHRIGAQKQTTQEELAQKEIEGADIQSLTRLPEVILSLKSNKVDAIVMDSAVGKAYLAQNEELTFSDASFADSEKPTAIAVPKDSPKLLKRVNQSIADVNDHNLIAKYEKIAADAMQDDGSFLTKYGAFFLTGIKSTIVISLIGVILGAVFGSMFALMKISTIRPLKWFASAYIEFLRGTPLLVQVFLVFFGTTAVLGLDISAFICGAIALVINCSAYIAEIIRAGINAVDKGQMEAARSLGLSYSQTMKSVIMPQAIKKILPALGNEFVTVIKESSIVSVIGVSEIMFNAQVVQGASFDPFTPLLIAAVLYFILTFTLSRLMSFLEGRMSISD; encoded by the coding sequence ATGAAGTATTTGGGGAAAATGATGACAATCATGTTAATAGTCGTATTTTGTATTTCGGGAATTCCCGCGAAGTATGATGCCCAAGCTGCAAGTGAGGATCAGTGGGATGTCATTAAAGATCGTGGAGAATTGAGAGTGGGGCTATCTGCAGACTATGCGCCGATGGAATTTGAAAGAACAGTGAATGGTGAACGAGAATATGCAGGTATCGATATTGAATTAGCCAAAAAAATTGCGAAAGATAATGGGGTTAAATTAAAAATCGTCAATATGCAATTTGATAGTTTGCTCGGTGCGTTAAAAACTGGAAAAATCGACATGATTATTTCTGGGATGACACCGACAGCTGAACGTAAAAAAGAAGTGGACTTTTCCGATAACTATATGACGGTAGATCAAAAAGTTGTTGTTCGAAAAAAGGATAAAGATAAATTTAAAACGTTGAAAGATTTAGCGCATCATCGTATTGGGGCGCAAAAACAAACGACACAAGAAGAATTAGCGCAAAAGGAAATTGAAGGTGCGGATATCCAATCGTTAACACGTTTGCCTGAAGTGATTTTATCTCTTAAAAGCAACAAAGTAGATGCGATTGTCATGGATAGTGCAGTAGGTAAAGCTTATTTAGCACAAAATGAAGAATTAACGTTCTCAGATGCTTCATTTGCAGATTCTGAAAAACCAACTGCCATTGCTGTTCCGAAAGATTCACCCAAGTTATTAAAACGTGTAAATCAATCCATTGCAGACGTCAATGATCACAATTTGATAGCGAAATATGAAAAAATCGCTGCTGATGCGATGCAAGATGATGGTAGCTTTTTAACAAAATATGGCGCATTTTTCTTAACAGGTATTAAAAGTACGATTGTCATTTCGCTTATCGGTGTGATATTAGGGGCAGTATTTGGTTCAATGTTTGCGTTGATGAAAATTAGTACAATTCGACCGTTAAAATGGTTTGCATCAGCGTATATCGAATTTTTACGTGGCACACCGTTACTTGTACAAGTCTTTTTAGTATTTTTTGGTACAACAGCAGTGTTAGGTTTAGATATTTCAGCATTTATTTGTGGAGCCATCGCATTGGTGATTAACTGTTCGGCCTACATTGCAGAAATTATTCGTGCAGGGATTAATGCCGTAGATAAAGGTCAAATGGAGGCGGCACGTAGTTTAGGTTTAAGCTACAGTCAAACGATGAAGTCAGTCATTATGCCTCAAGCGATTAAAAAGATTTTACCTGCATTAGGAAATGAGTTTGTGACAGTGATTAAAGAGTCTTCTATCGTCTCTGTGATTGGTGTCAGTGAAATTATGTTCAATGCACAAGTTGTACAAGGGGCGTCATTTGATCCATTCACACCATTATTAATTGCCGCTGTGCTGTACTTTATTTTAACATTCACGCTTTCACGTTTAATGAGCTTTTTAGAAGGGAGAATGAGTATCAGTGATTAA
- a CDS encoding amino acid ABC transporter ATP-binding protein yields the protein MIKISKLNKSFGQNEVLTGIDLEIAQGEVVAIIGPSGSGKSTLLRCMNLLEVPTSGQVIFEGRDLTDKGTKVDELRQKMGMVFQNFNLFPHKKVIDNIMLAPQLLKKGDAQQLKTRALDLLSKVGLEDKAEAYPNQLSGGQKQRVAIARALAMDPDVLLFDEPTSALDPEVVGEVLAVMKSLAKEGMTMVVVTHEMDFAKNVSDRVVFMADGVVVEDGPPHEIFENPQHQRTQNFLKRVLN from the coding sequence GTGATTAAAATTTCAAAGTTAAATAAATCGTTTGGTCAAAATGAAGTGTTAACAGGTATTGATTTAGAAATTGCACAAGGTGAAGTGGTCGCTATCATTGGTCCTTCTGGAAGCGGGAAAAGTACATTATTACGATGTATGAATTTATTAGAAGTTCCTACATCAGGGCAAGTCATTTTCGAAGGACGTGATTTGACAGATAAGGGCACTAAAGTGGATGAATTACGTCAAAAAATGGGCATGGTATTTCAAAATTTCAATTTATTTCCACATAAAAAGGTCATTGATAACATTATGCTAGCGCCGCAATTATTGAAAAAAGGGGATGCACAACAATTAAAAACGCGTGCACTAGATTTATTATCGAAAGTAGGTTTGGAAGATAAAGCAGAAGCCTATCCGAATCAATTGTCGGGTGGACAAAAGCAAAGGGTTGCGATTGCTCGTGCGTTAGCGATGGATCCTGACGTGTTGTTATTTGACGAACCTACATCAGCATTAGATCCTGAAGTGGTAGGAGAGGTATTAGCAGTAATGAAATCACTCGCTAAAGAAGGGATGACAATGGTTGTGGTGACGCATGAAATGGATTTTGCGAAAAATGTGAGTGACCGCGTAGTATTTATGGCAGATGGTGTTGTCGTAGAAGATGGGCCACCGCATGAAATTTTTGAAAATCCACAACATCAACGTACACAAAACTTCTTGAAGCGTGTGTTAAACTAA
- the queG gene encoding tRNA epoxyqueuosine(34) reductase QueG, protein MNVRALKEEIIAYAHTIGINSIGFTTADPFDELKQKLVDYHAKGYASGFEPSVIALRTAPKLSLPTARSIIAIAVGYPNKLKGAPKSVRGDRRGMFARASWGQDYHSIMRRRLDDLAAFIQSKVPDVELMSMVDTGVLSDRAVAERAGLGFVGRNGFVINPDLGTWSYLGEMLVSIPFPPDDPIMDSCGDCTICVDRCPTGALVGNGQLNSQKCISFLTQTKGYLPDEYRYKIGNRLYGCDTCQQVCPKNRGINTEQDDIHLEPEILKPRLVPLLKMNNKTFKNTFGHLAGAWRGKKPIQRNAILALAHFKEETAIPDLKDMAETDPRPMIRATAFWAIGQILGDAAKDYVMSHYDNELKEVQVEMIKGLEMRRDE, encoded by the coding sequence ATGAATGTACGGGCATTGAAAGAAGAGATAATCGCATATGCACATACAATAGGCATCAATAGTATTGGTTTTACCACAGCAGATCCTTTTGATGAATTGAAACAAAAGCTTGTCGATTATCATGCAAAAGGATATGCGTCAGGTTTTGAGCCGTCTGTTATCGCTTTACGCACAGCGCCGAAATTATCTTTACCGACTGCACGTTCAATTATTGCGATTGCTGTTGGATATCCGAATAAATTAAAAGGTGCGCCTAAAAGTGTTCGTGGTGATCGTCGAGGCATGTTTGCACGCGCTTCATGGGGGCAAGATTATCATTCGATTATGCGGCGACGTTTAGATGATTTGGCAGCTTTTATTCAAAGTAAAGTACCAGATGTAGAGCTCATGTCAATGGTGGATACTGGTGTGCTGTCTGACCGTGCCGTTGCAGAACGTGCGGGGCTTGGCTTTGTAGGACGCAACGGCTTTGTCATTAATCCTGATTTAGGTACGTGGTCGTATTTAGGAGAAATGTTAGTGAGTATTCCATTTCCACCTGATGATCCTATTATGGATAGTTGTGGCGATTGTACAATTTGTGTTGATCGTTGTCCTACTGGCGCGCTCGTTGGTAATGGGCAATTGAACAGCCAGAAGTGTATCAGCTTTTTAACACAAACGAAAGGCTATTTACCGGATGAATATCGTTATAAAATCGGTAATCGTCTGTACGGTTGTGATACGTGTCAACAAGTGTGTCCGAAAAATCGAGGTATTAATACGGAACAAGACGATATACATCTAGAGCCAGAAATTTTAAAACCACGATTAGTACCATTACTAAAAATGAATAATAAGACGTTTAAAAATACATTTGGACATCTTGCAGGCGCATGGAGAGGTAAAAAGCCGATTCAACGTAATGCGATTCTTGCACTGGCGCATTTTAAAGAAGAAACGGCAATACCAGACTTAAAAGATATGGCTGAAACGGATCCGAGACCTATGATTCGTGCAACGGCATTTTGGGCAATTGGTCAAATTTTAGGTGATGCAGCAAAAGATTATGTGATGTCACATTATGACAATGAACTTAAAGAAGTCCAAGTCGAGATGATTAAAGGATTAGAAATGAGGAGAGATGAATAA